A single window of Haliotis asinina isolate JCU_RB_2024 chromosome 5, JCU_Hal_asi_v2, whole genome shotgun sequence DNA harbors:
- the LOC137285198 gene encoding phosphoribosyl pyrophosphate synthase-associated protein 1-like: MSTVSTGTKCPMIVLAGNSHTELANSIAKRLGTRLGDASVYHKTNRETTVEIKESVRGKDVYIIQTGTKDVNNDIMELLILAYACKTSSARNIIGVIPYLPYSKQSKMRKRGSIVCKLLATMLGRSGLTHIITMDLHQKEIQAFFDVPVDNLRASPFLVDYVKEFIPDYRNAVIVARNPNSVKRASSYAERLRLSIAVIHGEEKIEELGCDGRNSPPPLPEDEQLPRNHEFGIETLPTILAKEKPPLNVVGDVGGRIAIIVDDMIDDVLLFVKTAEALKERGAYKVYVMATHGLLSSDAPRLIEDSCIDEVVVTNTVPHEAQKMQCHKIKTVDVSVMLVEAIRRIHHRESMSYLFRNIGVDD; encoded by the exons ATGAGTACTGTATCAACGGGAACAAAATGCCCTATGATTGTTTTGGCTGGCAACTCTCACACGGAGCTAGCAAACTCCATTGCAAA ACGTCTGGGCACTAGGTTGGGTGATGCTTCTGTCTACCACAAGACTAACAGAG AGACAACTGTGGAGATCAAGGAGTCTGTGCGAGGGAAGGATGTGTACATCATACAGACTGgcacaaa GGATGTCAACAATGACATCATGGAGCTACTCATCCTCGCGTACGCCTGCAAGACCAGCTCAGCTCGCAACATCATTGGTGTTATTCCGTATCTACCCTACTCAAAGCAGAGTAAGATGAGGAAGAGAGGCTCCATTGTCTGCAAGCTGTTAGCCACCATGTTGGGCAGATCAG GTCTGACACACATCATCACTATGGACCTCCACCAGAAAGAGATTCAGGCCTTTTTTGACGTGCCTGTTGACAACCTCAGAGCCTCTCCATTCCTCGTTGACTACGTAAAGGAGTTC ATTCCTGACTACAGGAATGCTGTGATAGTTGCCCGGAACCCCAACTCAGTGAAGCGAGCGTCCTCATACGCAGAGCGGTTACGACTTAGTATTGCTGTCATCCATGGGGAGGAGAAGATTGAGGAGTTGGGATGTGATGGGAGGAACTCTCCCCCTCCCCTGCCAGAGGACGAACAGCTTCCAAGAAACCATGAGTTCGGAATAGAGACTCTGCCAA CAATACTAGCGAAAGAGAAGCCGCCTCTGAACGTGGTGGGAGACGTTGGCGGCAGGATAGCCATCATTGTG GATGACATGATAGATGAcgtgttgttgtttgtgaagACAGCCGAGGCACTCAAGGAAAGAGGAGCATACAAGGTGTATGTCATGGCTACACATGGCCTCCTTTCATCAGATGCACCGAGACTCATTGAAGACTCTTGTATTGATGAG GTGGTTGTGACAAATACTGTACCTCACGAAGCCCAGAAGATGCAGTGTCACAAAATCAAGACAGTAGACGTCAGCGTCATGCTAGTCGAGGCCATCCGCCGGATTCACCACCGAGAGTCAATGTCCTACCTCTTCCGAAATATTGGTGTAGATGATTAA